CTCCCCCTGAGACAAGATTAAAAGGGTTCCCTCCTGCTCCTGGAACATATTCCAGTTGATCTACCTGTAAAAGCGTATTAATTTTATTGGCTGCAACAGGCTTTTCAGCATAGGTAACAACAGGAAAATAGCGGTTTTCAGATGCTGGCTGCAGATGGGATATTTTCACATTCTTCTGTTGTGAAAAGCTTAAAACTGAGATCAGTGTACATAACAATAGGGTTCCTTTCATTATTCTGCTTTTACGTAGTATAAAAAAATTCCTTTTACCAGACTGGAAATTCCCAATATAATCAAGACATTGGAAACTTTTTTAGGATCAATCAGACTTTCCCACGACATTTTTCTCAGAACAGTTCCGAGTATAATTAATAATATGGGTATAATGAGTTGCCCCATTATTGTGCCCTCATTCGGTTAAACTCATTGATCACTTCGTGGTGGCTTACCGTTTTATCTTTAAAATAAGTTACAAAATGCTGTTTTTCTTCTTCCGTAGCTCCTAATTGATTTAATATATTCAACAGGTGCATTTTCATATGCCCTTTCTGAATTCCGGTGGTTACCAGAGAACGAAGCGCTCCAAAATTCTGGGCCAGTCCGGAAACTGCCAGAATACTCATTAATTCCTGTGCAGAAGGTTTTCCCAGAAGTGCTAAAGAGAATTTTACCAACGGATGAAGATTCGTCAGACCGCCTACAACTCCTACGGAAATCGGAAGATCAATCCAGAATCTGAAAATCCCGTTATCTGTTGTACAATGAGTCAATGATCTGTACTGTCCGTCTCTTGCGGCATAGGCATGGGCACAGGCTTCTGTAGCTCTGAAGTCATTTCCTGTAGCAATCACCACTGCGTCTACTCCGTTCATTACCCCTTTGTTGTGGGTTGTTGCACGGAAAGGTTCTATTTCGGCAATGGTAACGGCCTGCTTGAATTTTGAAGCAAATTCTTCAGGAGAAATTCCGCTATCGTCTTTTAAATCTTCCATTTTACAGGAAACCTCAGCTCTTACCAGACAGTCCGGTGTGAAATTGGAAAGAATATTCATCACGATCTGAAGAGAATCTTTTTCTTCTTTTGTGAAGTCTTCGCTTACTGCCACTTCCTGTCTCAACGTTTTTCCAAACTGCTCCAGACAAGAATTGATAAAGTTCGCTCCCATGGAATCTACTGTATCAAAGCTGACTTTAAGCTGGTAATAATTCGGCATTTCTGCGGTTTTATCTACCAGTTTAATATCTAAAATACCACCGCCACGTTTTCTCATGTTTGCGGTAATATCTTCTGTAGTTTCAAATAATTTTTTCTTTAAGCTGAAATTAAAAAAATGAAGCAGCTTATGAGGTTCTACATTGAATACGAAATGGGTATGTCCTAATTTTTCGTTGTTGATGATCGTTGTTTTAAAACCACCTTTATCGATCCAGAATTTAGCAGCTTTGGAAGCGGCTGCTACTACTGAACTTTCTTCCACAGCCATCGGCAGGGCCAGTAATTTACCATCGATTAAAAAATTCGGGGCAATTCCGTAAGGCATATAAAAATTGGAGATTGTATTTTCAGAAAACTCCTCATGAAGCTTCTGAAGATCAGCATTATCGTTCCAGTATTGTTTCAGTATAGTTTGATATTCCTCGTTTCCTTCAAGATATTCATTAACGAGCCAGTCGATCTTCCCCTGCTTGGTCAGCTTGGAAAAACCTTCAATTGGTTGATGATTCATAATCTAATTTTAATGAAGCGTAAATATAGTGATTTTGAGACAGTGTTTTGTGGATAACTTCTATGAAAAAAGATTGATATTTATCAATTTTGGAACTAAATTTGAACAAAATTCAGATACAAATTATAACACCTCTTCAAAAATATGAACTTTGAACGCCTGAAAGAAAAACTTGAAATCCTTGCCGATGCCGCGAAATACGACGTTTCCTGCTCATCCAGCGGAGGAACAAGAAAAAATAAAAAAGGCGCTTTGGGCGACAGCTCCGTAAGCGGAATCTGCCATACCTATACTGAAGACGGACGATGTGTTTCCCTGCTCAAAATTCTGCTGACGAATCATTGTATCTACGACTGCGCTTACTGTGTATCCCGAAGTTCCAATGATATTAAAAGAGCTGCTTTCACCGTGGAAGAAGTGGTTGATCTTACCATCAATTTTTACCGCAGAAATTATATTGAAGGACTGTTCCTAAGTTCCGGGATTTTCAAAAATGCAGATACCACCATGGAACGCCTTGTGAGGGTAGCCAAAAAATTACGTCTGGAAGAAAATTTCAACGGATATATTCACTTGAAATCCATTCCCGGAGCAAGTGATGAACTGATGGAAGAAGCTGCCCTGTATGCAGACCGTCTTTCCGTTAATCTTGAAATTCCCACAGAAAGCGGACTAAAATTACTGGCACCGGAAAAGAACCGTCAGGATATGATCAGTCCGATGCGTTATATTCAGAAAGGTATTGATCAATACAAAGACGAAAAGAAAATTTTCAGAAAGGTCCCTAAATTTGCTCCAGCCGGACAGTCTACCCAAATGATTGTAGGAGCCACCAATGAAAATGACCTGCAAATTATAAAAGTTGCAGATCATTTTTACAGAAATTTCAACCTGAAAAGGGTTTATTATTCGGGGTATGTTCCTGTTCTGGAAGATAAAAGATTACCATCATTAACGACAGAAGTTCCTATGCTCCGTGAAAACAGATTGTACCAGTCGGATTGGCTGATGAGATTCTATGGTTTCAAAGCAGAGGAAATTTTAGATCCGAATATTCCTTTCCTTGA
This region of Chryseobacterium vaccae genomic DNA includes:
- a CDS encoding putative DNA modification/repair radical SAM protein — encoded protein: MNFERLKEKLEILADAAKYDVSCSSSGGTRKNKKGALGDSSVSGICHTYTEDGRCVSLLKILLTNHCIYDCAYCVSRSSNDIKRAAFTVEEVVDLTINFYRRNYIEGLFLSSGIFKNADTTMERLVRVAKKLRLEENFNGYIHLKSIPGASDELMEEAALYADRLSVNLEIPTESGLKLLAPEKNRQDMISPMRYIQKGIDQYKDEKKIFRKVPKFAPAGQSTQMIVGATNENDLQIIKVADHFYRNFNLKRVYYSGYVPVLEDKRLPSLTTEVPMLRENRLYQSDWLMRFYGFKAEEILDPNIPFLDLEIDPKLSWALRHLDQFPINLQTADYQMILRIPGIGVKTAQKIVNARRFQVLTMDHLKKLGAAVNRAKYFIDFNAGNAYLRYLTDKNFRKLLTAGSSSKFHNQFSQQLSLF
- a CDS encoding hydroxymethylglutaryl-CoA reductase, degradative translates to MNHQPIEGFSKLTKQGKIDWLVNEYLEGNEEYQTILKQYWNDNADLQKLHEEFSENTISNFYMPYGIAPNFLIDGKLLALPMAVEESSVVAAASKAAKFWIDKGGFKTTIINNEKLGHTHFVFNVEPHKLLHFFNFSLKKKLFETTEDITANMRKRGGGILDIKLVDKTAEMPNYYQLKVSFDTVDSMGANFINSCLEQFGKTLRQEVAVSEDFTKEEKDSLQIVMNILSNFTPDCLVRAEVSCKMEDLKDDSGISPEEFASKFKQAVTIAEIEPFRATTHNKGVMNGVDAVVIATGNDFRATEACAHAYAARDGQYRSLTHCTTDNGIFRFWIDLPISVGVVGGLTNLHPLVKFSLALLGKPSAQELMSILAVSGLAQNFGALRSLVTTGIQKGHMKMHLLNILNQLGATEEEKQHFVTYFKDKTVSHHEVINEFNRMRAQ